A portion of the Chromobacterium sp. IIBBL 290-4 genome contains these proteins:
- a CDS encoding DsbA family protein: MSETKTISIYSDYVCPYCLLAEQAIRDVLDARGIRIRWRPFELRPDPVPTLRVDDSYLPDVWKRSVYPMAERLGLPITLPSISPQPRSDKAFQVFALAEEHGLGHEYSVAVMRAFFLEGKDIGESEVLADIAASLGLDRQQALSALADGRYLLHHQAALRHAVNEAHVRSVPTIIVGNKRFSGVPDLADFQQALNELLQFEQEVSRQEN; the protein is encoded by the coding sequence ATGAGCGAGACCAAAACCATCTCGATCTATTCAGACTACGTATGCCCTTACTGCTTGCTGGCTGAGCAGGCCATACGCGATGTTTTGGACGCGCGCGGCATTCGCATCCGCTGGCGTCCCTTTGAATTGCGTCCTGATCCGGTGCCTACCTTGCGGGTGGATGACTCCTACCTTCCCGATGTCTGGAAAAGATCGGTTTATCCGATGGCTGAAAGACTGGGCCTGCCTATCACCTTGCCGTCGATATCGCCGCAGCCACGCAGCGATAAAGCCTTTCAGGTGTTCGCGTTGGCGGAAGAGCATGGTTTGGGGCATGAGTACTCTGTCGCCGTGATGCGCGCCTTTTTTCTGGAAGGCAAGGATATCGGCGAGTCTGAAGTTCTGGCGGATATAGCCGCCTCACTGGGTCTGGATCGGCAACAGGCGTTGAGCGCTTTGGCGGATGGCCGCTATCTGCTCCATCACCAGGCGGCTTTGCGGCATGCGGTTAATGAAGCGCACGTGAGATCGGTGCCCACCATCATTGTTGGTAATAAAAGATTTAGCGGCGTGCCGGATTTAGCCGATTTTCAGCAGGCCTTGAATGAGCTCTTGCAGTTTGAGCAGGAGGTGAGCCGGCAGGAAAACTAG
- a CDS encoding multidrug efflux SMR transporter: protein MIAWVYLGVAVIFEITVALAAGKAKGFTDARWTAATLLSGAIATYFLGLALLTFDVGVGYSIWTSVAGVGIVLLGAVFFNERLSLKKLCGIAMVIGGVIGLHLSGAA from the coding sequence ATGATAGCTTGGGTTTATCTTGGTGTCGCTGTAATTTTTGAAATCACGGTAGCGCTGGCCGCAGGAAAAGCCAAAGGTTTTACCGATGCGCGGTGGACCGCAGCCACTTTGCTTAGCGGTGCCATCGCCACCTATTTTCTTGGCCTTGCCTTATTGACCTTTGATGTCGGGGTGGGCTATTCAATTTGGACTTCGGTGGCGGGCGTAGGCATTGTGTTGCTGGGGGCGGTTTTCTTTAATGAGCGATTGAGCTTGAAAAAGCTTTGCGGCATTGCCATGGTGATTGGTGGCGTGATCGGCCTGCATTTGAGCGGTGCGGCATAA
- a CDS encoding multidrug efflux SMR transporter, whose amino-acid sequence MLLLAGVFEVGYALSVGGSHAFSVVGWTISAGIFFLLTLYALSVALKTIDVGIGYAVWAGIGAVGSSIFGVFLFNQSLSLHQAFWLALIIVGVVCLKLAGSEPSSSVKPGVA is encoded by the coding sequence ATGTTGCTGTTGGCCGGCGTTTTTGAGGTGGGCTATGCCCTGAGCGTGGGCGGCAGCCATGCGTTCTCTGTAGTAGGGTGGACTATTTCCGCCGGCATTTTCTTTTTGCTGACGCTGTATGCGCTTAGCGTAGCCCTGAAAACCATTGATGTCGGCATAGGCTATGCGGTGTGGGCGGGCATCGGCGCGGTAGGTTCCTCCATCTTTGGCGTCTTTCTGTTCAATCAATCGCTCAGCCTGCATCAGGCTTTTTGGTTGGCGCTGATTATCGTCGGCGTGGTTTGCTTGAAGCTGGCCGGCAGTGAGCCCAGCTCGTCTGTGAAGCCTGGCGTGGCGTGA
- a CDS encoding nucleoside deaminase — protein sequence MQELVRYSCEHVRQGGIPFASFVINGQGEILGRGVNRVLENHDPTAHAEVEAIRDACLRAGRHHLHGLTLLASGEPCAMCYLNAYYAGIREVIFAVDRDDAAAAGFDYRGSYRMLAAFPRQWAMQYRKLAVAGAFEPFKLFQAQNQRRCS from the coding sequence ATGCAAGAACTGGTGCGCTACTCCTGCGAGCATGTGCGGCAGGGCGGCATTCCTTTTGCATCTTTCGTGATTAACGGTCAGGGTGAAATACTGGGTCGCGGGGTCAATCGGGTATTGGAAAACCATGATCCTACCGCGCACGCCGAAGTGGAGGCGATTCGCGATGCTTGTCTCCGTGCCGGAAGGCACCATTTGCATGGTTTGACGCTTTTGGCATCGGGCGAGCCCTGCGCGATGTGCTATCTCAATGCCTACTATGCCGGCATTAGAGAAGTCATTTTCGCCGTGGACCGTGATGATGCGGCAGCGGCGGGTTTTGACTACCGAGGCTCATATCGAATGCTGGCCGCTTTCCCCCGCCAGTGGGCTATGCAGTACCGCAAACTGGCGGTCGCAGGCGCCTTCGAGCCATTCAAGCTTTTCCAGGCTCAGAATCAACGCCGCTGCTCATGA
- a CDS encoding MarR family winged helix-turn-helix transcriptional regulator, which translates to MLPSSLLWERIRSVVDGIENRLAKNLQRDHGLGLSEYRALQYLAVAANSELRMQELAHLLGLNQSSVTRVAERLEKAGYTQRDLCPNDKRGVYTVLTEQGRKVQSLAGDDYALYIQAALDEAELNEENMQIVPCLRGLLSALPNSAKV; encoded by the coding sequence ATGTTGCCAAGCAGTTTACTTTGGGAGCGCATCCGCTCCGTGGTAGATGGCATAGAAAACCGTCTGGCCAAAAATCTTCAACGCGATCATGGCCTGGGACTTTCCGAATACCGCGCATTGCAGTATCTGGCGGTTGCCGCCAACTCAGAACTGCGAATGCAAGAATTGGCGCATCTTCTAGGTTTAAACCAAAGCTCAGTCACCCGTGTGGCAGAGCGTTTGGAAAAAGCCGGCTATACGCAGCGCGACCTGTGTCCGAATGATAAACGCGGCGTCTACACTGTTTTGACAGAGCAAGGGAGAAAAGTGCAAAGTCTGGCCGGCGATGACTATGCGCTTTACATTCAAGCGGCTTTGGATGAAGCGGAATTAAATGAAGAGAATATGCAAATTGTGCCATGCCTTCGCGGCTTGTTGAGCGCTCTCCCAAACAGCGCCAAGGTATGA
- a CDS encoding transporter codes for MNQKISSPNTLLALACLAAGALLSAQAQADEGGVSFWLPGQMGTFAAVPNDPGWSWTFSGYHASADSATRNQNKRGRVTNTQLSTPSDLLFVSPTYTFETPLAGAQAAVSLTGLYGRAEVYDNAATTSPKGKTRSASSDDTRNDFGDLYPMATLKWKQGNHNYLAYATLGMPTGAYDPNRAANMGTNHWSYDAGGGYTYLNESSGTEFSAVLGLTLNQKNPDTDYKNGNDAHLDLSLSQFLNENFHIGLVGYAYHQLENDSAPGMGKKNQKSQVVGLGPQVGYFFSVGKKKWYVNLKAYDEFDAKNRTAGWNSWLSLFVPI; via the coding sequence GGCGGCGTGAGTTTCTGGCTGCCCGGACAAATGGGCACCTTCGCCGCGGTGCCGAATGACCCGGGCTGGTCTTGGACCTTCAGCGGCTATCACGCCAGCGCCGACTCGGCCACCCGCAACCAGAACAAGCGCGGCCGCGTCACCAACACCCAGTTGAGCACGCCTAGCGACCTGCTGTTCGTCTCGCCCACCTACACCTTCGAAACGCCGCTTGCCGGCGCACAGGCCGCCGTCTCCTTGACCGGTTTGTACGGCCGCGCCGAAGTCTACGACAACGCCGCCACCACCTCGCCCAAGGGCAAGACTCGCAGCGCCAGCAGCGACGACACCCGCAACGACTTCGGCGACCTCTACCCGATGGCCACGCTGAAATGGAAGCAAGGCAATCACAACTATCTGGCTTACGCCACGCTGGGCATGCCGACCGGCGCCTACGACCCGAACCGCGCCGCCAATATGGGCACCAATCACTGGTCTTACGACGCCGGCGGCGGCTACACCTATCTCAATGAAAGCAGCGGCACCGAGTTTTCCGCTGTACTGGGGCTGACGCTCAACCAAAAAAACCCGGACACCGACTACAAAAACGGCAACGACGCCCACCTGGACCTGTCGCTGTCGCAGTTCCTGAACGAAAACTTCCATATCGGCCTGGTCGGCTACGCCTATCACCAGCTGGAGAACGACAGCGCGCCCGGCATGGGCAAAAAGAATCAGAAGTCGCAGGTGGTCGGACTGGGGCCGCAAGTGGGCTACTTTTTCTCGGTCGGCAAGAAAAAGTGGTACGTCAACCTGAAAGCCTACGACGAATTCGACGCCAAGAACCGCACCGCGGGCTGGAACAGCTGGCTGTCGCTGTTTGTGCCGATTTAA